The DNA segment GTTGTAAACTCATAGTTTGCAATCTCAGGAGTTGCATTTGATAAAGTAGATATAAGTGTTGATTTCCCAACATTTGGATAGCCAACTAAACCAACATCAGCAATTAACTTAAGCTCTAATCTTATCTCCAATTTTTGCCCTGGAAGTCCTGGTTGTGCATAAGTTGGTCTTTGATTTCTAGAGTTTTTAAAGTGTGTATTTCCTAAACCACCTTTTCCACCCTCTAAAAGAACCTCTTTTTGTCCCTCTTCTAACATATCCAATAGAATCTCACCACTATTCTCATCTATTATTTGAGTTCCTGGCGGTACAGATAAAATAAGTGGTTCAGCAGATTTTCCTGTTTTATTTCTTCCTTCTCCTGGTCTTCCGTTATCAGCTTTTAAAATACTTCTACCCTTAAACCAAGATAGTGTGTCTGTATTATTATCTACAACAAATACTACATCTCCACCTTTTCCACCATCTCCACCATCAGGTCCACCTTTTACGACAAACTTCTCTCTTCTAAAAGAGGCACAACCTTGTCCACCTTTTCCTGATGATATGGTAAATTTAACACTATCTACAAACACAATTTTCTCCTAAACAAAAAAAGGGTGTAGGCAAAAGCTCTACACCCTTTGAAAATTAATAACCTAATAATATTTACGAAGCGTAAACAGAAACTTTTTTTCTATTTTTATCTTTAACTTCGAATTTTACTACACCATCAATTAATGCATAAATAGTGTGGTCTTTACCAATTCCTACATTCTCTCCGCAGTGTACTTTAGTTCCTCTTTGTCTAATAATGATGTTTCCAGCTCTTACAACTTCTCCACCAAATTTTTTAACTCCAAGTCTTTTCCCAGCTGAGTCTCTGTTATTCTGTGTACTACCTTGACCTTTTTTGTGAGCCATGACTATCTCCTCTTATGCTGCAATTTTAGTAATTCTAACTTTAGTGAAGCTTCTTCTGAAACCTCTTTTTAGTTTAGAATCTTTTCTTCTTCTTTTTTTGTAAATAATAACTTTTCTATCTCTATTTACACCAGTTCCATCTAAAACTACTTCAGCCTCAACTTTAGCAGCAGAAATAGCATCTCCAGTTTTTAACTCACCATCGTTAATTGCTAACACGTCAGTGATTTCAATTGTTTCTTTAGCAGCTTTTCCAGTATAATCAATATCTACGATATCACCCTCGTGAACTTTATACTGTTTACCACCACACTTAATAATTGCGTACATTTTCCAATCCTCTAAATTTATCAATCTTTTAGTAACTATTTCATTTAACGGGACGGAATGTTATCCAATCTTA comes from the Halarcobacter ebronensis genome and includes:
- the obgE gene encoding GTPase ObgE, with translation MFVDSVKFTISSGKGGQGCASFRREKFVVKGGPDGGDGGKGGDVVFVVDNNTDTLSWFKGRSILKADNGRPGEGRNKTGKSAEPLILSVPPGTQIIDENSGEILLDMLEEGQKEVLLEGGKGGLGNTHFKNSRNQRPTYAQPGLPGQKLEIRLELKLIADVGLVGYPNVGKSTLISTLSNATPEIANYEFTTITPKLGVVEVGEFNSFVMADIPGIIDGASEGKGLGLEFLRHIERTKTLLFTIDIANYRAIKDQYEVLKEELKKFSTELSGRNFAIALTKVDSYLGEDLEGDIKSFISELGLECSSSNEYGFDKTLPYFVQDLTFSKLDEDKPFFVLPISSVTHINTNAITFALYDLISQGKK
- the rpmA gene encoding 50S ribosomal protein L27, encoding MAHKKGQGSTQNNRDSAGKRLGVKKFGGEVVRAGNIIIRQRGTKVHCGENVGIGKDHTIYALIDGVVKFEVKDKNRKKVSVYAS
- the rplU gene encoding 50S ribosomal protein L21, producing MYAIIKCGGKQYKVHEGDIVDIDYTGKAAKETIEITDVLAINDGELKTGDAISAAKVEAEVVLDGTGVNRDRKVIIYKKRRRKDSKLKRGFRRSFTKVRITKIAA